In the Quercus lobata isolate SW786 chromosome 5, ValleyOak3.0 Primary Assembly, whole genome shotgun sequence genome, one interval contains:
- the LOC115990248 gene encoding uncharacterized protein LOC115990248 produces MAREPRKCNPNLYCHYHQDHGHTTDNCRNFWDHLEQLVHEAKLKQLLHHSSGRASQAGSEVRGDASSRLPLDTINVIFAAPERTGSCPSRVLSVFRSPAEDHSQALKRARVRVPLILGFSDEDMVGTIQPHEDALVVMLRIGGYDVRRVMVDQGSAVDVMYPDLYKGLGLKPKDLTTYNSPLVSFEGRMVTPKGLIGLPVQAGTDMVEVDFIVVDVFSLYTAIMGKPWLHTLKVVSSTLHQKVKYPSGDQVLEIVGSQAAARQCLVAAIQHRPETKTSATADNGL; encoded by the coding sequence atggcgAGAGAGCCTAGGAAATGCAACCCGAACTTGTACTGCCATTATCATCAGGATCACGGGCACACGACGGATAACTGCAGGAATTTTTGGGACCACTTGGAACAGTTGGTCCATGAAGCGAAATTAAAACAACTCCTGCATCACTCTAgtggaagggcgagccaagcaggttcAGAGGTGCGTGGGGACGCTTCATCAAGACTCCCTCTGGATACGATTAATGTTATCTTTGCGGCCCCGGaaaggactggatcttgcccctcCAGGGTATTATCGGTGTTCCGATCCCCGGCCGAGGATCATTCCCAAGCATTGAAGAGAGCCAGGGTGCGTGTCCCCCTGATTCTAGGCTTTTCAGATGAGGATATGGTTGGgaccatacagccccatgaggATGCTTTGGTGGTAATGTTGAGAATTGGCGGGTACGATGTCAGAagggtgatggttgatcagggtaGCGCTGTGGATGTAATGTATCCAgacttgtacaaggggctaggtttgaagccAAAGGACTTAACAACCTACAACTCTCCTCTGgtaagttttgagggaaggatggTCACTCCTAAAGGGCTGATTGGGTTGCCTGTGCAAGCAGGTACGGAtatggtggaggtggattttattgttgtAGATGTTTTTTCTCTGTACACAGCTATTATGGGCAAACCTTGGCTTCACACCCTTAAAGTGGTCTCGTCCACtctgcatcagaaggtgaagtacccatccggagaccaagtgTTGGAAATAGTAGGGAGTCAggcggctgctcggcaatgcctaGTAGCGGCTATACAGCATCGGCCAGAAACAAAAACCTCGGCTACGGCTGACAATGGGTTATAG